A stretch of Aspergillus nidulans FGSC A4 chromosome VI DNA encodes these proteins:
- a CDS encoding uncharacterized protein (transcript_id=CADANIAT00009894): protein MSSQPEINVLKTAYIFPLQKSTRTTVSLSILDAVVTNYASCAAVWFYDAPSGSNKDGHRQLYWLSTLEQSLAITLSSFPHFAGTLSKITHVSDPANYGYGDADHTKRYGRLHITFGTDQDPGVEFNTAHCGTTLDEIVPNSMQRKSPDSRAWDLSCSAKAFLADEKKLPFIGGACSSSLVLIQVTQFRCGGVAIGIRIAHPLADAQTLSIFMKRWSFEHSILFPGEPTSLYDASNRKTEPPTPVFSPQLLDSQAAGDTDALSPDGTILAKSRALPSSRYDWFYPASDDNSDRNLPSGITRSMIKSPGNPMPKEDWDTALPVSHIKLHFSAQQTKKIWEIAGGSDLGISRHDAIVAHVWSAINRARGLGYDERNVSLHYTFGLRKRLGLPSEFIGSPILLTSVQMPGKDAANASSSTSQRHDIATKIHNNISLYTPDNLKARLHDLCFEVAPQRLWEAYLGYRHVIFTSWAHLSLYEVDFGGSRGTPRFVEPYMPVLDGLLCLMEGRPGLKDKEGKMHWCDDGVDVAVSIATEAMERLRDDPELWV from the coding sequence ATGTCATCCCAGCCAGAAATTAACGTGCTCAAGACAGCCTACATCTTCCCCTTGCAAAAGTCAACAAGAACCACAGTCTCCCTCTCGATTCTCGATGCAGTCGTCACAAACTATGCCTCCTGTGCCGCAGTCTGGTTCTACGATGCACCTTCCGGTAGCAACAAGGATGGGCATAGACAGCTATACTGGCTCTCAACTCTAGAACAGTCCCTAGCCATAACTCTATCTTCCTTTCCACATTTTGCCGGCACCCTTAGCAAAATCACACACGTTTCTGACCCAGCCAACTATGGCTATGGTGATGCAGATCACACAAAGCGCTACGGCCGCCTCCACATAACATTCGGCACCGATCAAGACCCGGGCGTCGAATTTAACACTGCTCATTGCGGGACAACACTGGACGAGATCGTTCCAAACTCGATGCAGCGGAAGTCCCCTGATTCCAGGGCTTGGGATCTGTCCTGCTCAGCGAAGGCCTTTCTAGCAGACGAAAAGAAGCTGCCCTTTATTGGAGGGGCGTGTTCAAGCTCTCTGGTATTGATTCAGGTTACGCAGTTTAGATGTGGTGGCGTCGCTATCGGTATAAGAATTGCCCATCCGTTGGCCGATGCGCAGACGCTGAGCATTTTCATGAAGAGATGGTCGTTTGAGCATTCGATTCTTTTCCCAGGCGAGCCCACGTCTTTATATGACGCCTCCAACCGGAAGACAGAACCGCCAACTCCTGTATTCAGCCCCCAACTCCTCGACTCGCAAGCAGCAGGAGACACCGACGCCCTCTCTCCAGATGGCACGATCCTCGCAAAATCTCGCGCCCTCCCCTCCTCCCGCTACGATTGGTTTTATCCCGCCTCTGACGACAATTCGGACCGGAACCTACCATCTGGCATTACACGCTCGATGATCAAGTCTCCCGGAAACCCAATGCCAAAGGAAGACTGGGATACGGCCCTCCCTGTGTCCCATATCAAACTCCATTTCTCTGCGcagcagacgaagaagatctgggagATTGCTGGCGGGTCGGATCTTGGTATTAGCCGGCACGATGCTATTGTTGCGCACGTCTGGAGTGCTATCAACCGAGCGCGCGGGTTAGGTTATGATGAGCGAAACGTCTCCTTACACTATACCTTCGGTTTACGGAAACGTCTCGGTCTCCCGTCTGAATTCATAGGATCTCCGATCCTCCTGACCTCAGTCCAGATGCCAGGGAAAGACGCTGCTAAcgccagctcttccacatcGCAGAGACATGACATCGCAACCAAAATACACAATAATATATCTCTATACACCCCCGACAATCTCAAAGCAAGACTGCACGATCTTTGCTTTGAGGTCGCGCCTCAGCGGCTCTGGGAGGCGTATCTAGGGTACAGACATGTAATTTTTACATCCTGGGCACATCTGAGCCTCTATGAGGTTGATTTTGGGGGATCGAGAGGGACGCCGAGATTCGTTGAGCCTTATATGCCAGTTTTGGATGGGCTGTTGTGTTTGATGGAAGGTCGGCCGGGCCTGAAAGACAAAGAGGGAAAGATGCATTGGTGTGATGATGGAGTAGATGTTGCGGTTTCAATTGCGACAGAGGCGATGGAGAGGTTGAGAGATGATCCTGAACTATGGGTCTAA
- a CDS encoding uncharacterized protein (transcript_id=CADANIAT00009895): MDLDYFCYSSDSEGEAEPSPQSELDHRSKTALRNIAQSERPASKKVRFEASPEDTPSKRRARATDPYRGRHFVGIGGPQTSSPPTTPTPEPHVVDPQQRPGFVPNKSGTFQLDYDALSDDSDTDTETVSSPKLPTPGTVRTSTPTQLDASLSAQSPAPRSAARSTQSPSTPAPKIDEEALARARSQAEKYKPKTPSGLRTASRYSSPLTAVTPDLTPVPAPPAEKDTEKFGDDEFAKDAQWLYSICPSGDLSQLVWPEKKPFGEGLIISSEALRIASEIWDPAEVDDAYDTFHREFAEFKKTAV; this comes from the exons ATGGACCTAGATTATTTTTGCTACAGCTCTGATagcgaaggagaagcagagcctTCACCTCAGTCTGAACTTGACCATCGTAGCAAGACTGCCCTTCGCAACATTGCTCAGTCGGAAAGACCAGCGTCTAAGAAGGTCCGCTTTGAGGCGAGCCCGGAAGACACGCCATCAAAACGTCGTGCTCGGGCTACCGATCCTTACCGCGGAAGACACTTTGTTGGAATAGGTGGTCCACAGACATCATCACCGCCAACTACACCCACACCAGAGCCTCATGTCGTGGACCCACAGCAACGGCCTGGTTTCGTCCCCAACAAATCGGGCACTTTTCAACTTGACTACGATGCCCTCTCCGATGACTCTGACACCGACACCGAAACTGTATCTTCACCCAAGCTTCCTACTCCTGGTACCGTCAGAACTTCCACTCCTACACAGCTTGATGCTTCACTAAG TGCCCAATCACCTGCTCCTCGTTCTGCTGCGCGTTCTACACAGTCCCCATCGACTCCTGCCCCCAAGATCGATGAGGAAGCCCTCGCTAGGGCCCGCTCCCAGGCTGAGAAATACAAACCAAAGACGCCTAGTGGACTTCGCACCGCTAGTCGCTACTCTAGCCCCCTGACCGCCGTCACACCTGACCTCACGCCCGTGCCCGCGCCACCTGCCGAGAAAGACACTGAGAAATTCGGAGACGATGAGTTTGCAAAAGACGCCCAGTGGTTATACAGCATCTGCCCATCCGGGGATCTGAGCCAACTCGTTTGGCCTGAGAAGAAGCCCTTTGGTGAAggcctcatcatcagctCCGAGGCTCTCCGGATTGCAAGCGAAATCTGGGACCCAGCTGAAGTTGATGATGCATATGACACGTTTCACCGCGAATTCGCAGAGTTCAAGAAAACTGCTGTATAG